AGCAAGGTTGTTGTTTTCTGTTCAGAATGAAGCCATAACCGACGTGTTTCTCGCATGGTTTCGACCATGATTTCTGAAACACTATTCATTAAATTAATTAACATATGGTTATGCGTTGAATGTGCGACAGCCAGGTGGAATTCTAAATCAGCCTCTTCACCTAACTCCCCGTTTCCTTTCGCTTCTCCCATAGCTACCAATGCCTTTTCCATAGCTTCAAGGTCTTCTTCTGTATGATGAATAGCCGCTGATTCCGCAGCACCTACTTCTAAGATCTTACGTACTTCTAACAACTCTTTAATATCCTCTTTCTTCATAAGGAAAGCAACTGATACTGGAACGGAGAAACGAGAAGGTTCAAACTGTTTAACAAAGGTCCCTTCACCCTGACGCATTTCAAGGAGTCCCATTGCTCTAAGTGCACTTAAAGCTTCACGAATGGCAGAGCGCCCTACTTGAAAGCTCTTAGCTAAGCTCTCTACTGAATCTAAGCGATCCCCAGGCTTTAAATCTCCTTGTCTCAACATATCTATTAATGAATCCGCTACTTCTTCGTATATTTTTCTAGCGCGTATTTGTTTGTATTCCATGATGTCATCCTCCAACTTCAAGTCAACCTTCTTTCATTTTAAGAGCAGATCATCTGATGACCTGCTCTTAGAGATATACTAAGGGAAAGTGGAAATGTTTTCAATCGTTTATTGAATTTTCTTACACAAAAATAAGGAGAGCCTCTTTTGAGACCCTCCTTAAAGCATTAAAAGAATGAAACCTCCCAATCCTGCTAATGCACCATATAAAAGAGCAGGACCAAGCGTGGTTCGAATGATATCCCCTTCTTTACCCG
The nucleotide sequence above comes from Pontibacillus chungwhensis. Encoded proteins:
- a CDS encoding FadR/GntR family transcriptional regulator, with translation MEYKQIRARKIYEEVADSLIDMLRQGDLKPGDRLDSVESLAKSFQVGRSAIREALSALRAMGLLEMRQGEGTFVKQFEPSRFSVPVSVAFLMKKEDIKELLEVRKILEVGAAESAAIHHTEEDLEAMEKALVAMGEAKGNGELGEEADLEFHLAVAHSTHNHMLINLMNSVSEIMVETMRETRRLWLHSEQKTTTLLQEHYDILRAIQHRDGQLAKKHMFEHLTKVEQALSNFINK